The following are encoded in a window of Cryobacterium sp. CG_9.6 genomic DNA:
- a CDS encoding ABC transporter permease: MKSGRQLSSSFRATAAALGLLPFAVYVLLFLAVPTLIAVGSGFVDTNGEFTLATVAALGDPVVLATFASSFWLSALTAIVGAVVGAIACYALLGLRPDGPLRVMVDSLSGVLAQFGGVMLAFAFVATIGIQGMITVYLRDTFGVNLFENGVWLYETPGLILPYIYFQVPLMIITFMPALQSLKPQWAEANATLGGGTRSYWLHIAFPVLAPSFLGSLLLLFANAFSSYATAAALVSQGSQIVPLQIRAALTSETLLGRSNLAGALALGMIVVMAIVMTGYSLLQSRAARWQR, translated from the coding sequence GTGAAAAGTGGGCGGCAGCTGTCCAGTAGTTTCCGTGCAACGGCAGCAGCCCTCGGGCTGCTGCCGTTCGCGGTTTATGTGCTGCTTTTTCTTGCCGTTCCCACCCTGATCGCGGTCGGGTCGGGTTTCGTCGACACCAACGGTGAGTTCACGCTCGCCACCGTGGCCGCACTGGGGGATCCCGTGGTGCTCGCCACCTTCGCCAGTTCCTTCTGGCTCTCGGCACTCACCGCCATCGTGGGCGCGGTGGTCGGAGCCATTGCCTGTTATGCCTTGCTTGGCCTGCGGCCCGACGGGCCACTGCGCGTCATGGTCGACTCACTCAGCGGCGTGCTGGCGCAATTTGGTGGCGTAATGCTCGCCTTTGCCTTCGTTGCCACCATCGGCATCCAGGGCATGATCACCGTCTACCTCCGCGACACCTTCGGGGTGAACCTCTTTGAGAACGGCGTGTGGCTCTACGAGACGCCGGGCCTCATTCTTCCCTACATCTACTTTCAGGTACCACTCATGATCATTACGTTCATGCCTGCCCTGCAATCGCTCAAACCGCAGTGGGCCGAAGCGAACGCCACCCTCGGCGGGGGAACGAGAAGCTATTGGTTGCACATCGCCTTCCCGGTACTGGCACCCTCCTTCCTCGGCAGCCTGCTGTTGCTCTTTGCCAACGCGTTTTCGTCGTACGCGACCGCTGCGGCGCTGGTGAGTCAGGGATCGCAAATCGTCCCGTTACAGATTCGAGCAGCGCTCACGAGTGAGACTCTGCTGGGTCGGTCGAATTTGGCCGGAGCGCTGGCGCTGGGAATGATCGTGGTGATGGCGATTGTGATGACCGGATATTCTCTGCTGCAGTCTCGAGCAGCCAGGTGGCAGCGATGA
- a CDS encoding ABC transporter permease subunit produces MSGGLRITGGVAHAPSRVTRTVLLGTIGLVFAVPIVAMIEFTLRAGLDGGHDGSRWIALFQNGFTGVYRTVLVGLGNSVTLAIGTVALVLLLLVPTMLLVHIRFPRLRRVLELICILPISIPAIVLVVGLAPVYSTVARVFGSGVWTLAFAYGITVLPFAYRAIQSNLDGVDVKTLSEAARTLGASWGTTLVRVLVPNLRRGILAGAFIAVAVVLGEFTIASLLNRVNLQTTLVVVSKTDPYAAVILSLLALAFAFLLLLVIGRLGAAPRHSRKPRPRKGTTS; encoded by the coding sequence ATGAGCGGCGGCCTGCGGATCACGGGCGGAGTTGCGCACGCACCGTCTCGCGTGACCCGCACAGTGCTCCTCGGCACCATTGGGCTGGTCTTTGCCGTGCCGATTGTGGCCATGATCGAATTCACCTTGCGCGCCGGACTTGACGGCGGCCACGATGGAAGCCGTTGGATCGCACTGTTCCAGAACGGGTTCACGGGGGTCTACCGAACCGTTCTCGTGGGGCTCGGTAACTCGGTCACCCTCGCTATCGGCACGGTCGCCCTGGTGTTGCTTCTACTGGTGCCCACCATGCTGCTCGTTCACATTCGGTTTCCGCGCCTGCGTCGTGTGCTCGAGCTGATCTGCATTCTGCCCATCAGTATTCCAGCGATCGTGCTCGTCGTCGGTCTCGCCCCCGTGTACTCGACCGTTGCCCGCGTCTTTGGCAGTGGCGTGTGGACACTTGCTTTTGCCTACGGCATCACGGTGTTGCCGTTCGCGTACCGGGCTATTCAATCCAACCTTGATGGCGTCGACGTGAAGACCCTCAGTGAGGCCGCCCGCACGCTCGGTGCGAGTTGGGGCACCACACTCGTGCGCGTGCTTGTGCCGAACCTCCGCCGGGGAATTTTGGCGGGAGCCTTCATCGCGGTTGCGGTGGTTCTCGGCGAGTTCACCATTGCCTCTCTCCTCAATCGTGTCAACCTGCAAACCACACTCGTCGTTGTCAGCAAGACCGACCCGTACGCGGCGGTGATTCTGTCCCTGCTCGCCCTCGCGTTTGCGTTCCTGCTGCTGCTCGTGATCGGCCGACTCGGCGCCGCACCTCGTCATTCACGAAAGCCCCGTCCTCGGAAAGGCACCACCTCATGA
- a CDS encoding ABC transporter ATP-binding protein, with amino-acid sequence MTTAPATVQTSRPAQPGTVVEFTGVVKNYAGHQALAGFDLTLHAGEFVALLGPSGSGKTTALRVLAGLESVDGGSITINGEDVSVLPTSKRDMGMVFQSYSLFPHLNAGQNVEFGLRMRGIKPAERRDRAQAALELVGLHEHFARFAHELSGGQQQRVALARALVTEPRVLLLDEPLSALDAKVRVALREEIRRIQTSLGITTLFVTHDQDEALAVADRVAVMRAGMIEQVGTPEELYSRPASPFVANFVGLSNRVSGAVRNGCAEVFGLRLPLLDPAHPDGPAMISVRPEDIEFCDGGLAGTVESSSFLGSLRRTTVRLADGAVVFLQHAASVRPGIGEQVFLRLTGAPVSVEAATAQADLE; translated from the coding sequence ATGACCACCGCACCCGCCACTGTTCAGACGAGTCGCCCGGCCCAACCGGGCACTGTCGTGGAATTCACCGGTGTCGTGAAGAATTACGCCGGGCATCAGGCGCTCGCCGGGTTTGATCTTACGCTCCACGCGGGTGAATTCGTTGCGCTACTGGGTCCGAGCGGCAGCGGAAAGACCACGGCACTGCGAGTTCTGGCCGGCCTCGAATCGGTCGATGGTGGCAGCATCACGATCAACGGCGAGGACGTGTCGGTGCTGCCCACCAGCAAGCGGGACATGGGAATGGTTTTCCAGTCTTACTCACTCTTTCCGCACCTGAACGCCGGCCAGAATGTGGAATTCGGCCTGCGCATGCGCGGAATCAAGCCCGCCGAGCGTCGGGACCGCGCCCAAGCGGCCCTGGAACTGGTGGGGCTGCACGAGCATTTTGCACGATTCGCGCACGAACTCTCGGGTGGTCAGCAGCAGCGCGTGGCATTGGCCCGGGCGCTCGTGACCGAGCCGCGCGTGCTGCTGCTCGATGAGCCGCTCTCGGCACTCGATGCCAAGGTTCGTGTTGCGCTTCGCGAGGAGATCCGCCGCATTCAGACCAGTCTCGGCATCACCACGCTCTTCGTGACCCATGACCAGGACGAGGCACTTGCCGTGGCGGACCGGGTGGCTGTGATGCGGGCCGGAATGATCGAACAGGTGGGAACGCCGGAAGAACTCTACAGTCGACCGGCGAGCCCTTTCGTGGCCAACTTTGTGGGGCTTAGCAATCGGGTGAGCGGTGCGGTGCGTAACGGATGTGCCGAGGTCTTCGGCTTAAGGCTTCCGCTTCTCGATCCGGCGCACCCGGACGGTCCCGCCATGATCTCGGTTCGTCCGGAGGACATCGAATTTTGCGATGGTGGGCTCGCGGGCACGGTCGAAAGCTCAAGCTTTCTCGGCTCGCTGCGGCGCACAACGGTGCGCCTCGCCGACGGTGCCGTCGTGTTTCTTCAGCATGCCGCCAGCGTGCGGCCGGGCATCGGCGAACAGGTATTTCTCAGGTTAACCGGAGCTCCCGTGTCTGTCGAAGCCGCTACAGCGCAGGCCGATCTAGAATAA
- a CDS encoding AI-2E family transporter, whose amino-acid sequence MTESTGKSSTGKRVILRTRVEAEASLPPVSPPPFNGVDENIPPGIRLAGAWSWRLIVIAAALAVLIFLIIQLRLIVIPLLVAVLVSALLVPFVGFLQRHRWPKGLAVATAMLGTLVIVAGLITLATTQIADGTAGLSARLSETYNNFRGFLSGAPLNLSETDINRYLEQGWTAIQNDSQVFISGALSVGTTVGHLLTGLLLALFSLLFILIDGKTIWAWIVRLFPRRAQLAVNGAGVAGWTTLGNFAKVQILVASIDAVGIGLGAALLGVPMAIPIGILVFLGSFIPIIGAVATGIVAVVIALFFNSWVTALLMLGVVLLVQQVEGHVLQPLIMGTAVKVHPLGVVLVVAAGALLAGIPGALFAVPIAAVINVMTSYLAGGSWREGADLTQATTGSTLWRTVPRRPGYRQRSIQINHGKH is encoded by the coding sequence GTGACGGAATCTACGGGCAAATCGAGCACAGGCAAACGGGTCATTCTGCGCACTCGGGTGGAGGCGGAAGCGTCGCTCCCGCCGGTGTCCCCGCCCCCGTTTAACGGGGTCGACGAGAACATCCCACCCGGCATTCGACTGGCCGGAGCATGGTCGTGGCGACTGATCGTGATTGCGGCCGCACTTGCCGTTCTCATCTTCCTTATTATTCAGCTGCGGCTCATCGTGATTCCGCTTTTGGTCGCTGTTCTGGTCTCGGCGCTTCTCGTGCCTTTCGTGGGGTTTCTGCAGCGACACCGCTGGCCCAAGGGGCTGGCCGTTGCCACAGCCATGCTCGGCACGCTCGTGATCGTTGCCGGGTTGATCACGTTGGCCACCACGCAGATCGCGGATGGAACGGCGGGCTTGAGTGCTCGGCTCTCGGAAACGTATAACAATTTCCGGGGCTTTTTGTCCGGAGCGCCGCTCAATCTCAGCGAGACGGACATTAACCGTTACCTGGAGCAGGGGTGGACGGCAATTCAGAACGATAGCCAGGTGTTCATCAGCGGTGCACTCTCGGTCGGAACCACCGTTGGGCATCTGCTCACCGGTTTACTGCTGGCACTTTTCAGCCTGCTGTTCATCCTCATCGATGGCAAGACCATCTGGGCCTGGATTGTGCGGCTGTTCCCGAGGCGAGCCCAGCTCGCGGTGAACGGCGCCGGCGTCGCGGGCTGGACCACTCTCGGTAATTTCGCCAAGGTGCAGATTCTGGTGGCGTCCATCGATGCTGTCGGCATCGGACTCGGTGCCGCGCTGCTCGGAGTCCCCATGGCCATTCCGATCGGGATCCTGGTGTTTCTCGGCTCCTTCATTCCCATCATCGGCGCCGTAGCGACCGGAATTGTGGCCGTGGTGATTGCGCTGTTCTTCAACAGCTGGGTGACCGCGCTACTCATGCTGGGCGTCGTTCTCCTGGTGCAGCAGGTGGAAGGCCACGTTCTGCAGCCGCTCATCATGGGAACGGCGGTCAAGGTGCATCCGCTCGGCGTGGTTCTGGTCGTTGCGGCGGGTGCGCTGCTCGCCGGGATTCCGGGCGCTCTGTTCGCGGTCCCCATCGCAGCGGTGATAAATGTAATGACGTCGTATTTGGCAGGGGGAAGTTGGCGGGAGGGTGCAGACTTGACTCAGGCCACGACGGGCTCTACTTTGTGGCGCACGGTTCCACGGCGGCCCGGTTACCGACAGCGCTCGATTCAGATCAACCACGGAAAGCACTGA
- the ilvA gene encoding threonine ammonia-lyase translates to MTELTLAGPTLADFEAARLVVSRVADVTPMESSRHLADLLGAPVHLKCENLQRTGSYKIRGAYNRLSKLTAEERSHGVVAASAGNHAQGVAFAARELGIKATIFMPVGVALPKLQATRAYGADVVLRGNTVAEPLVAAAEYARTTGAILIPPFDHEDVVAGQGTVGLEILDQVPDVETVVVPIGGGGLISGVASVLKQTAAREGRRIRVIGVQAENAAAYPPSLAAGEPIVISMLPTISDGIAVAKPGMLNFAIIRDVVDEVVTVSEDDTARALLVLLERAKLVVEPAGAVAVAAILAGKVSATGPTVAILSGGNIDPLLMQRVISHGLAASGRYLTLRIMLPDRPGQLARVSELLAQVHANVVEVLHTRHGVGLQISQVELDVSVETRGPEHREQVVAVLREAGFNPQLD, encoded by the coding sequence ATGACAGAACTGACTCTCGCCGGACCAACACTCGCCGACTTTGAGGCCGCACGACTGGTCGTGTCGCGGGTGGCTGACGTCACCCCCATGGAAAGCTCCCGCCACCTCGCCGACCTGCTCGGCGCGCCCGTGCACCTCAAGTGTGAAAACCTGCAGCGCACCGGCTCCTATAAGATTCGGGGTGCCTACAATCGGCTCTCCAAGCTCACGGCCGAGGAACGATCGCACGGCGTCGTTGCGGCCTCAGCGGGAAACCATGCCCAGGGCGTTGCGTTCGCGGCGCGGGAGCTCGGCATTAAGGCCACCATCTTCATGCCGGTCGGGGTGGCGTTGCCCAAGTTGCAGGCCACTCGGGCCTATGGAGCAGATGTCGTTCTGCGCGGTAATACCGTAGCCGAACCGCTCGTGGCTGCGGCGGAGTATGCGCGCACAACGGGCGCCATCCTGATCCCCCCCTTTGATCACGAGGACGTTGTGGCTGGGCAAGGAACGGTGGGGCTCGAAATTCTTGACCAGGTGCCCGATGTGGAGACCGTGGTGGTCCCCATTGGTGGAGGCGGCCTCATCTCTGGTGTGGCGAGCGTTCTGAAGCAGACGGCAGCGCGCGAGGGTCGACGCATTCGGGTGATCGGGGTTCAGGCAGAAAATGCCGCCGCCTACCCTCCGTCCCTCGCGGCGGGTGAGCCGATTGTCATCAGCATGCTTCCGACCATCTCCGACGGCATTGCTGTCGCCAAGCCCGGAATGCTCAATTTCGCCATCATCCGCGACGTTGTGGACGAGGTTGTCACGGTGAGCGAGGACGACACGGCGCGGGCGCTGCTCGTTCTTCTGGAGCGCGCCAAGCTGGTGGTTGAACCTGCTGGAGCGGTTGCTGTTGCGGCCATCCTGGCCGGAAAGGTGAGCGCGACGGGTCCGACCGTGGCGATTCTGTCAGGCGGCAACATTGATCCGCTGCTCATGCAGCGTGTCATCAGCCACGGCCTCGCGGCATCCGGTCGCTACCTCACTCTGCGCATCATGCTTCCGGACCGTCCCGGCCAGCTGGCCCGGGTTTCAGAACTCTTGGCACAGGTGCACGCGAACGTCGTCGAAGTGCTGCATACCCGTCACGGTGTGGGCCTGCAGATCAGTCAGGTGGAACTGGACGTGAGCGTGGAAACTCGCGGGCCGGAGCACCGCGAGCAGGTCGTGGCGGTGCTGCGCGAAGCGGGCTTCAACCCGCAGCTTGACTAA
- the greA gene encoding transcription elongation factor GreA translates to MTTDTTVTWLTQAAHDRLAAELANLSTLGRDDIAKKIESAREEGDLKENAGYHAAKEEQGKMEARIRTLVVLLRHAEVGQAPESTGVVVPGTVITATIAGDVSRFLIGSREIGGSSDLDVFSEQSPLGAAILGLKVGGSTTYTTPSGKSIAVEISNVETFTG, encoded by the coding sequence GTGACTACCGACACAACGGTCACCTGGCTTACTCAGGCAGCCCACGACCGTCTGGCTGCGGAACTAGCTAACCTGAGCACCCTCGGGCGCGACGACATTGCAAAGAAGATTGAGTCGGCGCGGGAAGAGGGCGATCTCAAGGAGAACGCCGGTTACCACGCCGCCAAAGAGGAGCAGGGCAAGATGGAGGCGCGCATACGCACCCTCGTCGTTCTGCTCCGGCACGCCGAGGTGGGCCAGGCTCCCGAAAGCACGGGTGTTGTCGTGCCCGGAACGGTGATCACGGCCACCATCGCGGGCGACGTGAGCCGATTCTTGATCGGCAGTCGAGAAATCGGCGGCAGCAGCGACCTGGACGTCTTCAGTGAGCAGAGCCCCCTCGGAGCTGCAATTCTTGGCCTGAAGGTGGGCGGCTCGACCACGTACACGACACCGAGCGGCAAGTCGATTGCCGTGGAAATCTCCAACGTCGAGACCTTCACGGGCTAA
- a CDS encoding DUF4307 domain-containing protein — MSSKPAASVAVQPESTVLENRYGRTRASRTRDARLLWGLGGIFAIVLVAWVVWTGLDGASEKIEARDTRHSIIDDHSISVTFEVSMPANSTASCAVQALNESFTVVGWKVVDIPPSDLYTRSFTQVLRTTDLSNTGLIYQCWLT, encoded by the coding sequence GTGTCCTCTAAGCCGGCAGCGTCCGTTGCGGTGCAGCCAGAAAGCACCGTTCTGGAGAACAGATACGGCCGAACGCGCGCCTCACGCACCCGGGACGCGAGGTTGCTCTGGGGGCTCGGCGGAATCTTCGCCATTGTGCTGGTGGCGTGGGTGGTCTGGACCGGGCTTGACGGTGCCTCGGAAAAAATCGAAGCGCGCGACACTCGCCACAGCATCATTGACGATCACAGCATCAGCGTGACGTTTGAGGTGTCGATGCCGGCCAACTCCACGGCCAGCTGTGCGGTGCAGGCCCTCAACGAGTCCTTCACCGTGGTGGGGTGGAAGGTCGTCGACATTCCCCCCTCTGACCTGTACACCCGCTCGTTCACGCAGGTGCTTCGCACCACCGATCTAAGCAACACCGGTTTGATTTACCAGTGCTGGCTGACCTAA
- the mca gene encoding mycothiol conjugate amidase Mca — MVTLRLLAVHAHPDDESSKGAATYAYYSSIGAEVLIVSCTGGERGSILNPALADHAMAERDLSGLRRLEMQQAQEHLGVQHRWLGFVDSGMDEDGSVPASSFAGIPLEFETEPLVNIIREFRPQVLVTYDEKGGYPHPDHIRTHEVSLAAYRAAADPEQFPSSGEAWQIDKLYYDRIFNLERIDAMYLELSVAEPDSPLLEPLSAARERLEDYPKLATSHIPVGDFLETRDAALRAHASQVSPDSSFFFWPNHLVRKAWPFEDFQLIESKVETTMPESDLFAGVERTQ, encoded by the coding sequence ATGGTGACGCTACGACTTTTGGCAGTGCACGCACATCCCGACGACGAGTCGAGCAAGGGTGCGGCGACGTACGCGTATTACAGCAGTATCGGTGCTGAAGTGCTCATTGTGAGCTGCACGGGTGGCGAGCGCGGCAGCATCCTGAACCCCGCGTTGGCCGATCACGCCATGGCGGAACGCGATCTGTCGGGGCTTCGCCGCCTCGAGATGCAGCAGGCCCAGGAGCACCTGGGTGTGCAACACCGCTGGCTGGGTTTTGTCGACTCGGGAATGGACGAGGACGGTTCCGTGCCGGCGAGCTCTTTTGCGGGCATTCCCCTTGAGTTCGAAACCGAACCACTCGTGAACATCATTCGGGAGTTTCGGCCGCAGGTTCTGGTCACCTACGACGAAAAGGGCGGGTATCCGCATCCGGATCACATTCGCACCCACGAAGTGTCGCTGGCGGCCTACCGTGCGGCTGCCGACCCCGAGCAGTTTCCGTCGAGTGGTGAGGCCTGGCAGATCGACAAGCTCTACTACGACCGCATCTTCAACCTCGAGCGCATCGACGCCATGTACCTCGAACTGAGTGTGGCCGAACCGGATTCGCCACTTCTCGAACCGCTGAGCGCGGCCCGGGAACGTCTGGAGGATTACCCCAAGTTGGCAACGTCTCACATCCCCGTCGGTGACTTCCTGGAGACACGAGACGCCGCTCTGCGTGCGCACGCGAGTCAGGTGTCTCCCGACAGCAGCTTCTTCTTTTGGCCGAACCACCTGGTGCGCAAGGCCTGGCCCTTCGAAGATTTCCAGCTCATTGAATCGAAAGTAGAAACCACAATGCCTGAATCCGATCTTTTCGCCGGAGTGGAGCGCACACAGTGA